Proteins found in one Synergistaceae bacterium DZ-S4 genomic segment:
- a CDS encoding histidine phosphatase family protein — protein MSINYNSLTEKNKNDPQETPGLSLVIKRKITLVRHGITEWNKKFRYQGITDVPLAAEGEEQAKRAAMRLSCESVDRVISSPLGRSMKTASIIAEIIGKNSVETWDELREVDFGEWEGLTVPQIKERFGEDLFERWKSSQVDVTATNGEDADIVYRRAEACAARILALKDEHVVVVGHGALFRTLLLPLIKIQRVNVFWRMKMDNCSLSGIGIDKKNRAFIVFFNDTLHLRTNMDCIKDIPLPW, from the coding sequence GTGTCTATAAACTATAACTCACTTACCGAAAAGAACAAAAATGACCCCCAGGAGACCCCAGGGCTTTCGCTGGTTATAAAAAGAAAGATCACGCTTGTAAGACATGGAATAACTGAGTGGAACAAGAAATTCCGCTATCAAGGCATCACGGATGTTCCGCTGGCCGCTGAAGGGGAAGAACAGGCCAAAAGAGCGGCAATGAGGCTTTCATGCGAATCTGTGGACAGGGTGATCTCAAGCCCTCTGGGACGTTCAATGAAGACTGCTTCAATAATCGCGGAGATAATAGGAAAAAACAGCGTCGAGACATGGGACGAACTCAGGGAAGTGGACTTTGGAGAGTGGGAGGGCCTGACAGTTCCACAAATCAAGGAAAGGTTCGGAGAGGACCTCTTCGAAAGGTGGAAGTCCTCACAGGTGGATGTGACAGCGACTAACGGAGAGGATGCCGACATTGTCTACAGGAGGGCTGAGGCATGCGCTGCCAGGATACTGGCCCTTAAGGATGAACATGTTGTCGTGGTGGGGCACGGAGCACTATTCAGAACGCTTCTTCTGCCCCTGATAAAGATACAGAGGGTAAACGTATTCTGGCGGATGAAGATGGACAACTGTTCGCTTTCCGGGATAGGGATAGATAAGAAAAACAGGGCTTTCATCGTATTTTTCAATGATACCTTACACCTAAGGACAAATATGGACTGCATCAAAGATATTCCTTTGCCGTGGTAG
- a CDS encoding sigma-70 family RNA polymerase sigma factor, with the protein MHLKSDPEKEMTACDENRAEAERELWRRCSEGDEEAREELILAYRPMVYWLAKKLRVPYSTYPDLIQEGMLSLINAVDRFDVERNNCFSTLAYYKIKGGMINFIQRVESKAPIPTDDETVFMHESLQSGSVSEHADRAEWTLDLEEAMNSLSQREAEIVKALVIEGRMAREVAEEADLDISHIYRIRRKAIAKLRKWLKADEATSAM; encoded by the coding sequence ATGCATTTGAAAAGCGATCCCGAAAAAGAAATGACAGCATGCGACGAGAATAGGGCGGAAGCTGAAAGGGAACTGTGGCGGAGATGTTCCGAGGGAGACGAAGAAGCACGCGAGGAACTGATCCTGGCATACAGGCCTATGGTATATTGGCTTGCAAAAAAACTCAGAGTCCCATACAGTACCTACCCGGATCTTATCCAGGAAGGAATGCTTTCACTTATCAACGCTGTCGATCGTTTCGACGTCGAAAGGAACAACTGTTTCTCCACCCTTGCTTACTACAAGATCAAAGGCGGGATGATAAATTTTATCCAGCGGGTGGAATCGAAGGCTCCGATCCCAACGGACGACGAAACAGTATTTATGCACGAGTCTCTGCAGTCAGGCTCAGTATCGGAACATGCAGACAGAGCAGAGTGGACACTTGATCTTGAAGAGGCAATGAACAGCCTTTCCCAAAGAGAGGCTGAAATAGTGAAGGCGCTTGTGATAGAAGGCAGGATGGCAAGAGAGGTTGCAGAAGAGGCAGATCTTGACATCAGTCATATATACAGGATACGCAGAAAAGCGATAGCTAAATTACGCAAGTGGCTGAAGGCGGATGAAGCCACTTCCGCCATGTAA
- a CDS encoding response regulator has translation MKAKILIADDSANMRSILKDLLLRNGFDVAGEAENGKEVLELYEKIKPDVVTLDIMMPEMSGIQALKEIKERYPESRIIMSASMGQQNLVVEAIRAGAADFFIKPVQAEKVVEAIEKALRHKNHIFATKE, from the coding sequence TTGAAGGCAAAGATCCTGATAGCTGACGATTCGGCCAATATGCGTTCGATCCTTAAGGATCTGCTTCTTAGAAACGGATTCGATGTTGCCGGAGAGGCAGAGAACGGCAAAGAGGTTCTGGAACTCTATGAAAAGATAAAGCCCGACGTCGTGACGCTCGATATAATGATGCCTGAGATGAGCGGCATTCAGGCCCTTAAGGAGATCAAGGAGAGATATCCCGAGTCCAGGATCATAATGTCTGCATCCATGGGGCAGCAGAACCTGGTGGTCGAAGCCATCAGGGCCGGGGCTGCAGATTTCTTCATAAAGCCAGTCCAGGCAGAGAAGGTTGTAGAAGCAATAGAGAAGGCGCTTCGCCATAAGAATCACATATTCGCAACAAAGGAGTAG
- a CDS encoding S1 RNA-binding domain-containing protein: MVDKVPAATGVSVGDVLSGSVEHVAAYGAFIRLDSGQKAMVHISELSHNYVKKVEDVLEVGQKITAKVIKIDDKGRIDLSIKALQVKEPPARPAYREDDFEKKLSTFLKSSDEKIADLSRSKEVRSSKKRPAAGQSGKK, translated from the coding sequence ATGGTAGATAAGGTACCCGCAGCAACAGGAGTAAGCGTGGGGGATGTGCTGAGCGGATCGGTCGAGCATGTGGCAGCATATGGAGCTTTTATCAGGCTTGATTCGGGGCAGAAGGCAATGGTCCACATATCAGAGCTGTCCCACAACTATGTCAAAAAAGTCGAGGATGTCTTGGAAGTTGGTCAGAAGATAACTGCCAAGGTCATCAAAATTGACGACAAGGGCAGGATAGACCTTTCCATCAAGGCACTTCAGGTCAAAGAGCCTCCGGCAAGGCCGGCTTACCGTGAAGACGACTTTGAAAAGAAGCTGTCGACATTCCTTAAATCCAGCGATGAAAAAATTGCAGATCTCAGCAGATCAAAAGAAGTCCGCAGCTCTAAAAAACGTCCAGCAGCAGGCCAGTCAGGCAAAAAATAG
- the codY gene encoding GTP-sensing pleiotropic transcriptional regulator CodY, protein MNPAAMQDLLEKTRMVSRALQARKERGAPDYPRLARLMSDLSAANVYVINGEGRILGYAWISEYDCPIMADQLLDGAMPAAYVEKVNSFHESILNHTDHGLCAYADQPCTYSNKHVLLVPINGSGERLGTLILARFGCQFDTRDLVLAEYLGTVVGLEILNDRGKSIEERGRERLVVQMAMRALSYSEVESVRHIIEDLGGAEGVVVASKVADRVGVTRSVIVNALRKLGSAGIIESRSLGMKGTYIKVLSPLFLEELGITVSR, encoded by the coding sequence ATGAATCCTGCCGCAATGCAGGATCTTCTTGAGAAAACGAGGATGGTAAGCCGTGCCCTTCAGGCTCGCAAAGAACGGGGTGCACCCGACTATCCCAGACTGGCAAGGCTCATGTCAGACCTCTCTGCAGCTAACGTTTACGTCATCAACGGTGAGGGAAGGATCCTCGGTTATGCCTGGATAAGCGAATATGACTGTCCGATCATGGCGGATCAGCTCCTTGACGGAGCGATGCCGGCAGCATATGTGGAAAAGGTAAACTCTTTCCATGAATCGATACTGAACCACACTGATCACGGTCTTTGCGCATACGCAGACCAACCTTGCACGTATTCAAACAAGCATGTGCTGCTGGTCCCGATCAACGGTTCAGGAGAAAGGCTCGGCACGCTTATCCTTGCCCGTTTCGGCTGTCAGTTCGATACCAGGGATCTTGTCCTTGCCGAATACCTTGGTACGGTGGTCGGCCTGGAAATTCTCAATGACAGGGGAAAGTCGATCGAGGAGCGCGGACGCGAGCGTCTTGTCGTTCAGATGGCTATGAGAGCCCTCTCTTACTCCGAAGTCGAATCCGTAAGGCATATAATCGAAGATCTTGGCGGAGCTGAAGGAGTGGTAGTGGCAAGCAAAGTGGCAGACAGAGTTGGCGTGACCAGAAGCGTGATCGTCAACGCATTGAGAAAACTTGGAAGTGCGGGTATCATAGAGAGCAGGAGCCTTGGAATGAAGGGGACTTACATCAAAGTTCTCAGTCCGCTCTTTTTAGAGGAGCTTGGAATAACAGTCTCTCGTTAA
- a CDS encoding DUF501 domain-containing protein, which produces MDIKTFKQPADKSLPAFWTPLSENDVILLRKRNRRRRFDLSLVYAVGARCSFGFPQVLVCRPERKGGSPFPTLFWLTCPYLDRKCGELESLHKIRELEELFSEKATEVARWHEKYALLRKSISEIGIDIPTGVGGIDNDGAPHAVKCLHLQAATWIGWRYHPAADWLQKELETTECTCGLCGNNEENSHYS; this is translated from the coding sequence ATGGACATAAAAACATTCAAGCAGCCGGCGGACAAAAGTCTGCCGGCTTTTTGGACTCCCCTGAGTGAAAACGATGTCATTCTGCTTCGTAAGAGGAACAGACGGAGACGCTTTGATTTATCATTAGTTTATGCAGTTGGGGCGAGATGCTCGTTTGGTTTCCCGCAAGTGTTGGTATGCCGCCCCGAAAGGAAAGGAGGCAGTCCTTTTCCAACTCTATTCTGGCTCACATGTCCCTATCTTGACCGGAAATGCGGCGAGCTCGAATCCCTCCATAAGATCCGGGAACTGGAAGAACTTTTCAGCGAAAAGGCAACTGAGGTAGCGCGATGGCACGAAAAATATGCTCTTTTAAGAAAGAGTATATCCGAGATCGGCATTGATATCCCGACCGGAGTCGGAGGGATCGACAATGATGGAGCTCCGCATGCAGTTAAATGCCTTCATCTTCAGGCAGCTACATGGATCGGATGGAGATATCATCCTGCTGCAGACTGGCTGCAAAAAGAACTCGAAACTACAGAATGTACCTGCGGGCTCTGCGGAAATAACGAGGAAAACAGCCATTATAGTTAA